Below is a window of Oreochromis aureus strain Israel breed Guangdong linkage group 4, ZZ_aureus, whole genome shotgun sequence DNA.
TCCATTttcacaatttttaaaaaaaaatatatatatttttgctaggtttttttttcttgtaaactggacacttgtttttctctgcaaaaagcagatttttctttttaagttttttctCCGAAATTCCAAATAACCTTGAAAATACTGAAACTGGTCCCTTAGTTTTTCCTTCAGTGTGTCTGATATCAGTTGTTGTTAGTTTGCATCTACATGTTTTTACGGTTACGGATCCACTAGAGTCCTTGAAGGCAGCTCTGAGTCAGAGTCAGAATATCCCACAGTCCGTGAATGTGGCGGCGCCCCGCGGAAAGAAACAAACATGGCGGAAGCGGtgagtgtgtgacagagaggttTTTTATTGATGAAACGTTACTGAAAtcatgaatgttgtgtttaattAGAGGGCTAGGGGCCTCCTGATTAGACCTACAGGGAGACGAAGGTGAGCAGCTTAAGCGGGAAGTCAATTTAAATCGACTAACTGTGCGTTAGCGGGACGTTAGCTAACGTTAATCAGAgcgcttcaaaataaaagcccggTGTACTTTCGCTTTCTTGTTTCTGCCGATGGCgttaaaacaacagaaaaactgcGCCGAGGATCGCTGAAAGCTTTTCACGAGGTTAAACTACAACCCGGctctacttttaaataaattcaatcACTTTTAAACTTCTTGTTGATGTTTGGTTTGATTTGGGGTCAGTTACGCAAACAACAGACGGTGCACGAGACAGGGGGAAGTACCAGTACAGGCAGGTGGAGAGCAGCGAGAGGGGGAAGAAGCTTTAAACGTGGTTTGAAGACGGAGGAGGCCGAGCTGAAGATGTTGGACAGCAGGGACAGGATCAAAAACGAgtccatcagagggacagctcagagtCAGGGAGGCTGAGACGGTCtgagcatgtgcagaggagggagggtggaggatgaagatggagctgcaggcAGTGGCTGGAacgacagaggaggatgctgggataggaggaggtggaggcacACAAGCCGCTGTGGTGACCTCTCCAGGGAGCAGCTGGAAGATGATGAAGATTCACTTTTAAACTTAGACATTTCTGTGCGAACTTTGACGAACACATGCTTTCACAtgccactttattagatacatctgttatatttaattaaaagcaGAAGAATCATACACTTTTATAAAAACGTGACCTTCAGAGGAACCTGGCGTGATGGTGGTGGAGGTGTTTAAAGCAGGTTTGACTGCTGAGTCTTAGCATGCTGCTCCTCTGCTCCCACTGAGCACTGAAGTTAAACTTTAAATAAAGCTCTTTTTACTGACGGTGTTGTGATGAGTGCAGTGTTTTGGGAATTTGTAGCTTTAGTTAACTGTAGTAACGTTGGTTCAAGTGGTTCTagccatccatcttcttcctcttatccggggccgggtcgctggggcagcagcctaagcagagaagcctggagctccctctccccagccacctcctccagcttgtccgggggaacactgAGGTATTCCCAGGCCGGCCGAGAGATATAACGTGTcttgggtctgccccggggcctcctcccggctGGTTTTGTCCAATgtagacttttctttttctaatgagtttatgtttttatcttagttaacaaaaatattttgttcaCATCTAGTTTTATtcttagtttagttttagttaactgCAATAACCCCAGTCCTGTGCTGCATTACGTTATAAAAGCGTTCCTAATATTTTGTCCCCTGGTGTCTGTTGAAGGCGTCTTGTGCTGGACGTTTCTCTTACAGAGCAGCTTCTGTCTCTGTTCTCAGGTTCACAGCAGTGACGTTCAACTCCCGAAGCCGCCGCCAAAACGCCGACGTATCCTTGACCCGTCAGCCATTGTCCCCGTGCCCATCTACTCCAACAAGGTAAGAAGCCAATAAGAGCCAGGGAAGCTTTTTTGGATTAAAGTAGAGCCGGACAACATGGACCAAGAATCATACATCACACTGTTTTGTTAATTTTCTCAAGTATCTCTCAGCTTCAGCCGTCAGACTTCAGAGGAGCTGGATTCTGTCAGAAGAAACTCAGTAAAATAGATTGtgtggggtgatatggtactacaaggtcattaagataagatggggcctgattatttaagaccttgaaagtagagatagtgtctgtctcctgaatccaaactggaagctggttccacagaagaggggcctgaaaactgaaggctctgcctcccgttctacttttaaatactctaggaacaacaagtaggcctgcagtgtgagagcgaagtgctctaatagggtgatatggtactacaaggtcattaagataagatggggcctgattatttaagaccttgtatgtgaggagcaggattttgaattctggatttaacaggaagccaatgaagggaagccaaaacaggagaaatctgctttctagtccctgtcaggactcttgctgaagcattttggattaactgaagacttttcagggagtttttaggacatcctgataataaagaattacagtagtccagcctggaagtaataaatgcatgaactagtttttcagcatcactctgagacaggatatttctaactttagagatgttgcgcaaatggaagaaagcagtcttacatatttgtttaatatgtgcattgaaggacatgtcctggtcaaaaatgactccaaggttcctcacagtgttactggaggccaaggtaatgccatccagagtaagaatctgcttagataccatatttctaagattttcagggccgagtacaataacctcagtttgatctgaattaagaagcagaaagttagcggccatccaggtctttatgtctttaagacattcctgcagtttaactaattggtgtgtgttacctggcttcatggatagatagagctgggtgtcatcagcatagcagtgaaaatttatgctatgtcttctaatgatgctgcctaagggaagcatgtataatgtaaatagaattggtcctagcactgaaccctgtggaacaccataattgaccttagtgtctgaagaggactctccatttacatgtacaaattggagtctgttagaTAGATGCTTTAATCTATCAGCTGTTCTTGTGATTTTGCTCTGTAAgtcaaattgaattgaaaaacatgtaaaaaaaaaaaaaaattgtatatatttataaatgcaTTCCTCAGACTTTAAGCTGTGATTCACTGTAGAGCAGTGCTGTCCCCTTCAGTGGGAGGGGCTTAAATATATCTCCATGCAACATCAACCTGTATCATATGATCCAGATTGTCCTGATCCGGtgtgttttgtgtctgcagGTGAAGAGCAGTCTGCAGCTGAAGCCGACGCCGGCGCTGCTCACCGAAAAGACCGACACAGGTAACAGCTGACGCGGTTTTATCCACGCTCAGAGCAGCGGGTGATTTTCTGGCTTTAACCACTTTCTATCTCTGAGCAGATGATGACGCAGACGACAGTTTGTTGTTGGAGTTTTCATCTCGAAACGAGCCGGCACACCTCGTCACTCTCAGCGACTCCGAAGATGAACACATGCAGAAGAAGGCGGAGCAGCGGCCGTGAGTCAGAACCCGGATCATCCCCGAGCTTAACCCGAGTTTAGTTTGAATTCGTTGCTGTGCCTCTTTCTTTATTTCAGAGATGCCGTGCGCTGTCCGTCCCCTCCTCCTCCAGAGAGTCCCGTACAGAAACAGTCCAGGGCAATGAAACAGAAGCTCAGGTGAGTCCACGTGTCTGCTTCCTGTTTCGTTCTCCAGACACATCCGCTAAAAATCAGAGctggctttgtttttgttcccgCCTCAGTGAGATCGACCAGAAGCTCCGGGCAGTGAGCTCCCTCCTCTCTCCAGAGCCTCAGGGCGGCCGGTCGAGGCGGCGCCGAGGTCCTCCCATGTCACATCCTGAGAACGTGCGAGTGGACGACGATGATGACGATGACGTCATCATCATGAGCCCGGAGCCGGAGGGCTCCTCAGTGCGAGAGATCCCGCTTAAGATCCGCTGCAGGACTGAGATCCACAAGATCCCGGTGCTGTCGGTACGTACAGGTAACAGCAGCGCAGGTTAATGAAAGGCCACTGTGCAGCGTTTCAGCAGGTGTGTTAAGCTCCGCCTCCACAGCAGTCAGAGTCACATTGATCCAAAAGTACTGACCCGGGGACCAGAAACCCAACCCAGAGGATTCTGGGCTCACTTTAACTTAATGTATGTTTAGGCATCCTGTCagttattgattgattgattgattgattgattgattgattgattgattgattgattgattgattgattgattgattgattgattgattgattgattgatttttagtCGACGCCTTTAAGCGATGTGGTGACGCAGCTGTCTGTCATCCTAAACATCCCGCCTCCTCGCCTCCTGCtgctgagggaggaagaggagctgcCGACGAGCGCCACCATCAGCGAGCTCGGCCTCGGCATCGCCGACATTATAGGTGAGTCCCAAACACAAAGAGGCCTCGTTTGCAGTTTCTCCTCCGTACGGCGTCACCGTGAATTTTAAACAAACGTTCAACAAGATCTGAGGTCGATTCCAAAGGTTCAACTGGTAGTTATTGTATTTGCTATTCACTGAAACTCTCAACGTGAGGTCCAGAGAGATGCTGGTGAAGGTGAGGGAGGTCGTCATCAGGCTGAAGGACCAAAACAAACCAATCAAACTTTACGAGAGACCAAAGCACCAATCAGACCCGTTCTGAAACAGAGCGAATGCAGCGAGCAGCTCAGCAACCATAAAAGaccagaaaacatttaaagtgcacgatgacaaaaaaacagcttcagAAGTCTAACCATCTCCATGTTTCATCAGTGAGACAATAACAGCTCCCGCTGTCCTGAAGCTTCATAAGCGTAGCTGCTTTTTGGGTTATGATTGGCTTTCTTGGTATGCAGCTCTGTGTTAATAAAGATTAACTGGCTCACTGTATTGAGCAGGGGACTCTTATGTTGAAAGGGTTCTGCCCAGCAGCAccgtttcctgtgtgtgtccagagGGTGAACTCAGGGGGCTGATATCAGacaaagaaggattattttgaactgtgattcatgcaaagctgctctaatGGAGTCCCAGagtgcaaaatgttttcttctttgtgtgttcagagtgtGTGGTCATGGCGGCAGAGGATAGAAGCCAGTCAGGCAGCAACAGCGACAGCAGCATCATCACTGTGAGGCTGCAGAGCAAAGACAGAGACTCTTCTCAGGAGTTCTCTGTGCACAGAGTTCGTACCTCCTCCTTTTCCTTGTTTCTCACAGCAGGGCGTTAACACCGATGATGTAATGACGCCATCTGTTTGTTCCTCAGGAGGCGCCGCTGAGGTCCATTTTCTTCCAGTACGTGTCCAAGATGTCTAACAAGGATCAGAAGAAAGTGCGCTTCCATTTCGACGGCTCCAAAGTGACGGGCAGCCAGACGCCGGCGCAGCTCGACATGGAGGACGGTGACATTATCGAAGTCTGGGTCTGAGTCGTCCACTTCAGCTCTGCGGTTTAAGTGTCACTGCGATCATTTCAGAGGTCACTTTATTCTCAGGTGCTGACAATGGGACACGGACAAAATGACAGCAAAATCCAAGTGCACGAATCAGGTCTTTAACCTTTCTGTGTCCGCACTGAAGCcgcttcctgtttttgtttttgagtattatttttatgaaaatcaaataaaagcaaaacaagctgACCTGACATTATTTCCATGAGTGAGGTCATGATGAAAAACCTCCACCTGTAAAGGGCCAAAACATGGCCACCCTGGAGGCTCAATGTGAATGCGGAAgattactgtaaataaaagatggacacagaTGGTCCTGAAAGATGAAGTTTACAGTGTTTGATGAAATGTGCAGAAAATGACCTGTTGGCTTTTTTGGACATGTGATGATGTCGGTGACCGTGTAGGAACAAACGAATCAGGTCACAGACTGGCCTACAGTCACTGGCACCGTGGCAACCACCGGTCActaaggaaaaaaagtgtgtatCCCCCAACTGGTCGGCAAAAACCTCATGATTGCTTCAGTTGCTAGCATGTTGCTGCGGTTCAccctttaaagtaaaagttgtgtcaGAAAATGGCCAATTTATgagaatttcttttctttcacaaaaagagaacaaaaaggCAAGTTTAGTATTTAAATCACCATTTTATTCTTAaaagtgtaatttttttaaagggaaGTTTTGACTGCTTTTGCCAACAAAAGAgcttattaatattattattattattatcattattattattgaaattCACTATttaagaaatatattttttatatatatatatttcgaTTTTATGATAAATAAAGTTACCAAAAACAAATCCTAATTTAAAACATAGAAGCGGACATAAGCAGCCTCCACCCAGatttactgttaaaaaaatagaagagtGTTTCTATCAGCGGGTGGAGGAGGACCCACTCTGCGTCAATTCACGGTTGGAGATAAATCCACAGAACGTTACTGAAACACCATCAGCTTCTCCACCCACTCACATCACGGCTGATCGCGGGATTGATTCTGTCACGTGACTTTCGGTAAGTGGGTCATGGCGTCATGTGAGCGGAAGTGGCCGTCAGAGGTGTCATGGCGCCGGGAAAGAAGCGTCTATTCTGGAGCGTCGGGCTGTAAACGCTTCGTTGGCGTTAACGTCTCTAATCCGGCGCACGGCTCGTGTTTCTGTGTGACGGCGTCAGGATGGAGTCTGTCACGAGCTCTTAGCTTTGTGAGAGGAAGTAAAGATTTggagcagagaagaagaagaagcgccAGCCTGACTCATCCTCACAGGTAAACAACAACAGCGGGCCCACAGACCTGCTCTGCAGaggtccatttaaaaaacagcgAATTTAGGGTGGCTTTGGTTTTCCTTTGGATTTGGAGATAATTTGATTTTTCTGCTCCTGACTCGTTTATCGACGCTGACCACTCGGTGATTTGCTTAAAGAAGCCTTCAAGAACTTATCATTTAATCTCCGCTAAAACAAAACgcgtttaaaaatgtaatcaaatgttAACCGAATTTATCAGCAGAGGTTTAAAAT
It encodes the following:
- the LOC116318642 gene encoding NFATC2-interacting protein, with amino-acid sequence MAEAVHSSDVQLPKPPPKRRRILDPSAIVPVPIYSNKVKSSLQLKPTPALLTEKTDTDDDADDSLLLEFSSRNEPAHLVTLSDSEDEHMQKKAEQRPDAVRCPSPPPPESPVQKQSRAMKQKLSEIDQKLRAVSSLLSPEPQGGRSRRRRGPPMSHPENVRVDDDDDDDVIIMSPEPEGSSVREIPLKIRCRTEIHKIPVLSSTPLSDVVTQLSVILNIPPPRLLLLREEEELPTSATISELGLGIADIIECVVMAAEDRSQSGSNSDSSIITVRLQSKDRDSSQEFSVHREAPLRSIFFQYVSKMSNKDQKKVRFHFDGSKVTGSQTPAQLDMEDGDIIEVWV